A genomic window from Peptococcus niger includes:
- a CDS encoding S-layer homology domain-containing protein, whose amino-acid sequence MRQKSKKWMAIALSLAMLIAMLPSAALAEAPQEADSSPSSRTTADPAQNESPAIKPVIDGDKEVEVIIHGKPSALIVDLPDKTCFRAKPDDLTGKWIKDKGNSTSAATLEEVDDHTVRVILPKGKTFEKGQVITAYQAILVRTTYISSPHVTCTVAAKPTVIQPMPDANGNLAAIPDGYARITFDPTGEGSLVGQKKGEPASFDVLLGTSWAAAKAAGVTVPQDPTHANPNMQFKGWTNLPADEATVNEGLTITANFIELSNQDVIPYIPADLANPTNPDDSKVPTKDKDGKIVDKSLYDIVAFTIADADKDKGSLTLGDKTEQVISALVKKGSTWDKVTAPTIKVADATTKANGYNPAIPAGTEAVVDKSVYTAQFITNGQEITPGTKLSDGVFEVKVSRDESSIKDNILYGKSYAVFKDSKLDSKKFPTPEAADNFKEARWYKNADTKATADPSAVAITVNTTFTAKAVSSAFDKDKVADMIVKTQPKLDYVEGSADKGKLDLSNLVVTLTDKNGNKQDVPFDQLGGYGITATPANGTAMTLANHNGNPVTLTKGKLTAETDNLTVTKENSKELVIPFEPSDPSKPAEKDDKNIPKEDDNKKPINREDYVVVGFKVSPDKSGTLTLGKEANKAVISALVKKGTEWAKVTQPTPNGGNDYTFWHWDQAPADKVADGQVRVASFIKSGDEIDPNDKNPLPNNFHKVTVAKGTGVDGKEAEDKSLFGKTYAVKKGEKLAEEKFPALVAEKDYKNPAWDVEKPWTVAVADKDLTYTASATSAVFDKQNITKIEILQDPTKMTYTEGEQPSYDGLKIQLTDQNANTVDIAKDQLADYGVTVTPAETAKLTVNDHQGQPFIARAKDKDGNPLTAKTKTDITVKVKAPAQNKSSHRSKTIPKPEPKPTPKPETKPEAKPAPKLSNHDLNKTGHYSYLTGYPDGSFAPNKGMTRAEVASLFTRLLKDQPLKGQSYKADLSDLHAGDWYADAVGYAVQKGIVSGYPDGTFKPNQAISRGEFAAIAARFTDMTGDQPPAFSDLDPNHWSYQAICQVAAKGWLSGYPDGSFKPNQPITRAEVATISNRMLNRTPDLDRLKAHTADLPQFNDVGSGDWFYGAIMEAGFDRP is encoded by the coding sequence ATGCGACAAAAAAGCAAAAAATGGATGGCCATTGCCCTCAGCCTGGCCATGCTCATCGCCATGCTGCCTTCAGCTGCCCTTGCAGAGGCCCCTCAAGAGGCTGACAGCAGTCCTTCAAGCCGGACAACTGCCGACCCCGCCCAAAACGAATCACCGGCAATTAAGCCCGTTATTGATGGCGATAAGGAGGTTGAAGTCATCATTCATGGCAAGCCGTCGGCCCTGATTGTTGACTTGCCGGATAAGACCTGTTTCAGAGCGAAACCGGACGATCTGACCGGTAAGTGGATCAAAGACAAGGGCAACTCCACATCAGCGGCAACTTTAGAAGAAGTGGACGATCATACCGTCAGGGTTATCCTGCCGAAAGGCAAAACCTTTGAAAAAGGACAGGTCATTACGGCCTACCAAGCGATTCTCGTTAGAACGACTTACATAAGTTCTCCCCATGTTACCTGCACCGTTGCTGCAAAGCCCACCGTCATTCAGCCGATGCCGGATGCAAATGGCAACCTGGCCGCTATTCCGGACGGTTATGCCCGCATTACCTTTGACCCAACTGGAGAAGGCAGCCTGGTAGGGCAAAAGAAGGGGGAACCAGCCAGCTTCGATGTCTTGCTGGGTACCAGCTGGGCTGCTGCCAAGGCCGCCGGTGTCACGGTTCCACAAGACCCGACCCACGCCAATCCAAATATGCAATTCAAAGGCTGGACCAACCTTCCCGCCGATGAAGCTACCGTCAATGAGGGCCTGACGATTACGGCAAACTTTATAGAACTGAGCAATCAAGACGTGATCCCCTACATCCCGGCCGATCTGGCCAATCCGACTAACCCGGACGACAGCAAGGTTCCGACCAAGGACAAGGACGGCAAAATCGTCGATAAGAGTCTCTACGACATTGTCGCCTTCACAATCGCCGATGCCGACAAGGACAAAGGCAGCCTGACCCTGGGCGATAAGACTGAACAAGTTATCTCCGCCCTGGTTAAAAAAGGCAGCACCTGGGATAAAGTCACCGCACCGACCATCAAGGTCGCTGATGCAACCACCAAAGCCAACGGCTACAACCCCGCCATCCCGGCAGGCACCGAAGCCGTCGTAGACAAATCCGTCTACACCGCCCAATTCATCACCAACGGCCAAGAAATCACCCCGGGAACCAAACTTTCCGACGGCGTCTTCGAAGTCAAAGTTAGTCGTGATGAAAGCAGCATCAAAGACAACATCCTTTATGGCAAATCCTACGCCGTCTTTAAAGACAGCAAACTGGACTCAAAAAAATTCCCAACCCCCGAAGCAGCAGACAACTTTAAAGAAGCAAGATGGTACAAAAATGCTGACACAAAGGCAACAGCAGATCCAAGTGCAGTCGCAATAACAGTGAATACAACATTTACAGCAAAAGCAGTCAGTTCAGCCTTCGACAAAGACAAGGTCGCCGACATGATTGTCAAAACCCAACCGAAACTTGACTACGTCGAAGGCAGCGCCGACAAGGGTAAACTCGACCTGAGTAACCTAGTTGTCACCTTAACCGACAAAAACGGCAACAAGCAAGATGTGCCCTTTGATCAACTGGGGGGCTACGGCATCACCGCCACCCCGGCCAACGGAACAGCCATGACTCTTGCTAATCATAACGGCAATCCCGTCACTTTAACCAAGGGCAAACTGACGGCAGAAACCGATAACCTGACAGTCACCAAAGAAAACAGTAAGGAGCTGGTCATCCCATTTGAACCGTCCGACCCGTCCAAGCCGGCAGAGAAAGACGACAAAAACATTCCGAAAGAAGACGACAACAAGAAACCCATCAATCGGGAAGACTACGTTGTCGTCGGCTTCAAAGTCAGCCCGGACAAGTCAGGAACCTTAACCTTGGGCAAAGAAGCAAACAAAGCAGTTATCTCCGCCCTCGTTAAGAAAGGCACCGAGTGGGCAAAAGTCACCCAGCCGACACCCAACGGCGGCAACGACTACACCTTCTGGCACTGGGATCAAGCCCCGGCAGATAAAGTCGCCGACGGGCAAGTCCGCGTCGCCAGCTTCATCAAGAGCGGAGACGAAATCGATCCGAACGATAAGAACCCCTTGCCGAACAACTTCCACAAAGTCACCGTCGCCAAAGGCACCGGCGTTGACGGAAAAGAAGCCGAAGACAAATCCCTCTTCGGCAAAACCTACGCCGTCAAGAAAGGCGAGAAACTGGCAGAAGAAAAATTCCCGGCCCTTGTAGCCGAAAAAGACTACAAGAACCCCGCATGGGATGTGGAAAAACCGTGGACCGTTGCCGTAGCAGACAAAGACCTCACCTACACGGCCAGCGCCACCAGTGCCGTCTTCGACAAACAAAACATCACCAAGATCGAAATCCTCCAAGATCCGACCAAGATGACCTACACCGAAGGTGAACAGCCCAGCTACGACGGCCTTAAAATCCAACTCACCGATCAAAACGCCAACACGGTTGACATCGCAAAAGATCAATTGGCCGACTACGGCGTTACCGTCACCCCGGCAGAAACGGCTAAGCTTACGGTCAATGACCACCAGGGTCAGCCCTTTATTGCAAGGGCCAAGGATAAGGACGGCAATCCCCTGACAGCCAAGACTAAGACCGATATCACAGTCAAGGTAAAAGCACCGGCCCAAAACAAGTCCTCCCACCGGTCAAAAACCATCCCGAAACCGGAGCCCAAGCCAACGCCGAAGCCGGAAACAAAGCCTGAGGCAAAACCCGCCCCCAAATTATCCAACCATGACCTAAACAAAACTGGTCACTATTCCTATCTGACCGGCTATCCGGATGGCAGCTTTGCCCCCAATAAGGGCATGACCCGGGCCGAAGTCGCCAGCCTCTTTACCCGCCTTTTAAAAGACCAGCCCCTAAAAGGCCAGAGCTACAAGGCCGACCTGAGTGACCTTCATGCCGGCGACTGGTACGCCGATGCCGTCGGCTATGCCGTTCAAAAAGGCATCGTCTCCGGATACCCGGACGGGACCTTCAAACCGAACCAAGCCATCAGCCGGGGAGAATTTGCCGCCATCGCCGCCCGCTTTACCGACATGACCGGCGACCAACCTCCCGCCTTTAGCGACCTGGACCCCAACCATTGGAGCTACCAAGCCATCTGCCAAGTCGCCGCCAAGGGCTGGCTCTCCGGCTACCCGGACGGCAGCTTCAAACCGAATCAGCCCATCACCCGCGCAGAAGTCGCCACCATCAGCAACCGGATGCTCAACCGGACCCCGGACCTTGACCGGCTCAAGGCCCACACAGCCGACCTTCCCCAGTTCAACGACGTGGGCTCCGGCGACTGGTTCTATGGCGCCATCATGGAAGCCGGCTTCGACAGACCATAG
- a CDS encoding aldehyde dehydrogenase family protein, with amino-acid sequence MNVTLKDTYQLFINGEWRDAEGGKTIATTNPATGAHLANLAEGSEKDVDDAVKAARTAFASWRHSQPTERAAILNKIADIIDANADLLATVETMDNGKPIRETSNIDVPFAAEHFRYFAGAIIADEGKASVLQGRYLSLILREPIGVVGQIVPWNFPFLMAAWKLAPAIAAGDTVVFKPSSTTSLSMLVFTELIADVLPKGVLNVITGKGSTAGEYVKNHPGLDKLAFTGSTQVGRDIAEAAAKRLIPATLELGGKSANIIFDDADMDKALDGVQLGILFNQGQVCCAGSRIFVQESIYEEFVKKAVEKFKGLKVGNPLDPDTAMGSQINGGQMEKILKYIKIGTDEGAKVACGGERLTGGEYDKGAFMAPTLLVNVTNDMRVAQEEIFGPVGVVIPFKDADDVIRMANESAYGLGGGVFTQNITTALKVAREIETGRIWVNTYNQIPAGAPFGGYKESGIGRETHKMILDQYSQVKNIMIDLVDAPSGFYDADSADCCIVR; translated from the coding sequence ATGAACGTGACCTTAAAAGATACCTACCAACTCTTTATCAACGGCGAATGGCGTGACGCTGAAGGCGGCAAAACCATTGCCACCACCAACCCGGCCACCGGCGCTCATTTGGCCAACCTGGCTGAAGGCTCCGAAAAAGACGTGGACGATGCGGTCAAGGCGGCTCGCACAGCCTTTGCCAGCTGGCGCCACAGCCAGCCGACTGAACGGGCGGCTATTTTGAATAAAATTGCCGACATCATTGACGCCAATGCCGACCTGCTCGCCACCGTTGAAACCATGGACAACGGTAAGCCGATCCGGGAAACGTCCAACATTGACGTACCCTTTGCCGCTGAGCATTTCCGCTATTTCGCCGGCGCCATCATTGCCGATGAAGGTAAGGCCAGCGTGCTGCAAGGCCGCTACCTGTCCCTTATTTTACGTGAACCTATCGGCGTCGTCGGGCAGATTGTGCCCTGGAACTTCCCCTTCCTGATGGCCGCTTGGAAATTGGCACCGGCCATTGCCGCCGGGGATACGGTGGTCTTTAAACCGTCTTCCACCACCAGCCTGTCCATGCTCGTCTTCACTGAGCTGATCGCCGATGTCCTGCCCAAGGGCGTCCTGAACGTCATCACCGGTAAAGGGTCAACCGCCGGCGAATACGTCAAAAACCACCCCGGCCTGGACAAGCTGGCTTTCACCGGCTCCACCCAGGTGGGGCGCGACATTGCTGAAGCCGCTGCAAAACGCCTGATCCCCGCCACCTTGGAACTGGGCGGTAAGAGCGCCAACATTATCTTTGACGATGCGGACATGGACAAGGCCTTGGACGGTGTCCAGCTGGGCATCCTCTTTAACCAGGGGCAGGTCTGTTGTGCCGGCAGCCGGATCTTTGTCCAGGAAAGCATCTACGAAGAGTTTGTCAAGAAAGCCGTTGAAAAATTCAAGGGTCTGAAAGTTGGCAACCCGCTGGATCCGGACACCGCCATGGGGTCTCAAATCAACGGCGGGCAAATGGAAAAAATCCTGAAGTACATCAAGATCGGCACCGATGAAGGGGCCAAAGTCGCCTGCGGCGGCGAACGTCTGACCGGCGGCGAATACGACAAGGGCGCCTTTATGGCCCCGACCCTCTTGGTCAACGTCACCAACGACATGCGCGTGGCCCAGGAAGAAATCTTCGGGCCGGTTGGTGTGGTCATTCCCTTTAAGGATGCGGACGATGTTATCCGCATGGCCAATGAAAGCGCCTACGGCTTAGGCGGCGGCGTTTTCACCCAAAACATCACCACCGCCTTGAAAGTTGCCCGTGAGATTGAAACCGGTCGGATTTGGGTCAACACCTACAACCAAATCCCCGCCGGCGCCCCCTTCGGCGGCTACAAGGAAAGCGGCATCGGCCGTGAAACCCACAAGATGATCCTGGACCAATACAGCCAGGTGAAAAACATCATGATTGACCTGGTCGATGCCCCGAGCGGTTTCTACGATGCCGACAGCGCCGACTGCTGCATCGTTCGCTAA
- a CDS encoding cation diffusion facilitator family transporter — MIEEKHSAGLGNYKEGIVLSLWTLGLNFLLGSVKLAAGLWGRSSAMVADAAHSYSDCASTVAVIAGLKMASKSADADHPYGHEKYELIFANILSILLGLTAVKIGYDALMVIAHGSYQVPGLAPLLAAVFSLAVKEVMYRLTLRKAKKIGSVAMEADAWHHRTDALSSVGAFVGILGARLGLPVLDPVTGLLVSLLVLKVAIDLYRKSVSGLVDSSTDAETVARIQQLLADIDGIEEVNSLKTRVFGASAYADVTIKVDGALTVEEGHDIATLAHNKIEANLPKIKHIMVHIEPMDQDHLHQ, encoded by the coding sequence ATGATTGAAGAAAAACATTCTGCAGGCCTGGGCAATTATAAAGAGGGCATCGTCCTTTCCCTGTGGACGCTCGGCTTGAACTTTCTCCTGGGCAGCGTTAAATTGGCGGCCGGCCTATGGGGCCGGTCCAGCGCCATGGTCGCCGATGCGGCCCATTCTTATTCTGATTGTGCCAGCACGGTGGCGGTGATTGCAGGCCTTAAAATGGCTTCCAAGTCTGCCGATGCCGACCACCCCTACGGCCATGAAAAATATGAGCTGATTTTCGCCAATATCTTAAGCATTCTCCTGGGCCTTACCGCTGTGAAAATCGGTTACGATGCCCTGATGGTCATTGCCCATGGCAGCTACCAGGTGCCGGGCTTGGCGCCGCTCCTGGCAGCGGTTTTTTCCCTGGCCGTTAAAGAGGTCATGTACCGCCTGACCCTACGGAAGGCTAAAAAAATCGGCTCGGTGGCCATGGAAGCGGACGCCTGGCACCATCGCACAGACGCCCTATCTTCGGTAGGGGCTTTTGTCGGCATCCTGGGCGCTCGCCTGGGCCTGCCGGTGCTGGACCCGGTGACCGGGCTTCTCGTGTCCCTCCTTGTGCTTAAGGTGGCTATTGACCTTTACCGCAAGAGCGTCAGCGGCCTGGTCGATTCCTCCACCGATGCGGAAACCGTTGCCCGAATCCAGCAGCTCTTAGCCGACATAGACGGCATTGAAGAAGTGAATAGCTTAAAGACCCGCGTCTTTGGCGCTTCCGCCTACGCTGATGTCACCATTAAAGTGGACGGTGCCTTGACCGTGGAAGAGGGGCATGACATCGCCACCCTGGCCCACAATAAAATTGAAGCCAACCTGCCTAAGATCAAGCACATCATGGTGCACATAGAGCCGATGGACCAAGACCATCTCCACCAGTAA
- a CDS encoding Gx transporter family protein: MSVKRTVTLALLTAIALIIFVIEAQIPPILPAVPGIKMGLANIVSLFTLFWMGRKDAYLVLIVRILLGAIFAGTGVTLLYSLAGGLLSLSVIAIFRRAFSINALWIPSALGGVLHNLGQLACAAWLMHTWAVLAYLPVLIFAGTLSGLFTGIAAGQVVRHPAFKKDFQD; the protein is encoded by the coding sequence ATGAGCGTAAAAAGAACGGTTACCCTGGCCCTGCTCACCGCCATTGCCCTGATTATTTTCGTCATAGAAGCCCAGATACCGCCCATCCTGCCGGCCGTTCCCGGCATTAAAATGGGCCTGGCCAATATTGTATCTCTCTTTACCCTCTTTTGGATGGGCCGCAAAGACGCCTACCTTGTCCTCATCGTCCGCATCTTGCTCGGCGCCATCTTTGCCGGCACCGGCGTTACCCTCTTGTACAGCTTGGCCGGTGGGCTTTTATCCCTGAGCGTTATCGCCATTTTCCGGCGGGCCTTTTCCATCAATGCCCTGTGGATTCCCTCCGCTCTTGGCGGCGTCCTCCACAACCTCGGCCAGCTTGCCTGCGCCGCTTGGCTCATGCACACCTGGGCCGTTCTGGCCTACCTGCCCGTCCTCATCTTCGCCGGGACCCTCAGCGGCCTCTTCACCGGTATCGCCGCCGGACAAGTGGTCCGCCACCCGGCCTTTAAGAAAGACTTCCAAGACTGA
- a CDS encoding MFS transporter, which translates to MTTDHLIITEPRRKSALVTAIILSNVITMLNAGSVNIAMPVLMESFQANLNQVQWVMLAYILTLACAMPLVTALSERYSYRKVFLNCLIIIGILSLACAFAGNLWVLIGFRILKGFFSGLIMSATMALIYRYLPKGERAGRYATVLIIQSIAFAIGPSFAGLIMQWTSWRVIFVMPALMVIPAYLEARKALPRESVTAGVRLEIGGVLLVSLATGMLLLAFTFLESWGISDWRFWAMIIGAIALVAYFIVHNRRNPHPALDFSLFKLSSFALAVLLSMILSTVIGITASVLAVYVQSVRGYSPFFSGAVQFAPSIIMAGANALAKRLYGRTSTTLLVVCGFSVAALGNALMNTVDMERSLIILSAILTIRYVGIAFVRLPISDVGMSAVPQDKVSHASAFINWVNQLSQAISTNILTVIFTFQANLLFHQTGGVGEALPGKEGYAEAALSAFHLVFSIMAGLMLLGGIVSLFMVPAAKRDKARRKAAADNS; encoded by the coding sequence GTGACGACAGACCACTTAATCATCACCGAACCGCGGCGCAAAAGTGCTCTGGTGACGGCCATTATCTTATCCAACGTCATCACCATGCTGAACGCCGGCTCGGTTAACATCGCCATGCCGGTGCTCATGGAATCCTTTCAAGCCAACCTAAACCAAGTCCAATGGGTCATGTTGGCCTATATTTTAACCCTGGCCTGTGCCATGCCCCTGGTCACCGCCTTGAGCGAACGCTACAGCTACCGGAAGGTTTTCTTAAATTGCCTCATCATCATCGGCATCCTATCCCTGGCCTGTGCTTTCGCCGGTAACCTGTGGGTTCTTATCGGTTTTCGTATCCTAAAAGGTTTTTTCTCCGGCCTGATTATGAGTGCCACCATGGCGCTCATCTACCGTTACCTGCCCAAGGGCGAGCGTGCCGGTCGCTATGCCACAGTGCTCATCATCCAGAGTATTGCCTTTGCCATTGGACCCTCCTTTGCCGGCCTTATCATGCAATGGACCAGCTGGCGGGTGATTTTCGTCATGCCGGCTCTTATGGTCATTCCGGCTTACCTGGAGGCCCGTAAGGCCCTGCCTCGCGAATCGGTGACCGCCGGCGTTCGCTTGGAAATCGGCGGCGTCCTGCTGGTTTCCCTTGCCACCGGCATGCTCCTCTTGGCCTTCACCTTTTTGGAAAGCTGGGGGATCAGCGATTGGCGGTTTTGGGCCATGATTATCGGGGCCATCGCCCTGGTGGCCTATTTTATTGTGCACAACCGGCGCAACCCCCACCCGGCCCTGGACTTCAGCCTCTTTAAGCTGTCCAGTTTTGCCCTGGCGGTTCTTCTATCCATGATTTTATCCACGGTCATCGGCATTACCGCCTCAGTGCTGGCGGTCTACGTGCAAAGCGTGCGCGGCTATTCCCCCTTTTTCTCCGGGGCCGTCCAGTTTGCCCCGTCCATCATCATGGCCGGCGCCAATGCCCTTGCCAAACGCCTCTATGGTCGGACATCAACCACCCTCCTGGTGGTTTGCGGCTTTAGCGTCGCCGCCCTCGGTAATGCCCTGATGAATACCGTGGACATGGAGCGGTCGCTGATTATCCTGTCGGCCATCCTGACCATCCGCTACGTGGGCATTGCCTTTGTCCGCCTGCCCATTTCCGATGTGGGCATGTCCGCCGTGCCCCAGGATAAGGTCAGCCATGCCTCCGCCTTTATCAACTGGGTTAACCAGCTTTCCCAGGCCATTTCGACCAACATTTTAACCGTCATCTTTACCTTCCAGGCCAACCTGCTCTTTCATCAGACCGGTGGCGTTGGCGAAGCCCTGCCCGGCAAAGAAGGCTACGCAGAAGCCGCCCTTTCAGCCTTCCACCTGGTCTTCAGCATTATGGCCGGCTTGATGCTCCTAGGCGGCATCGTTTCCCTCTTCATGGTCCCCGCCGCTAAACGGGATAAAGCCCGTCGCAAAGCCGCAGCAGACAACAGTTGA
- a CDS encoding FAD:protein FMN transferase — MKKQVTALLCLSLLVLPACNAGPEATSSSEPAPTSEAAPQAMPIEYSDSGYSEAPVQADADMYAMDTVMHFRVYGRDKAQAGKAIEDAFAEIKRLDALMSTNQKQSELAILNRTGTTTLSKDNAYLLKRAMEINAQTDGHFNIAVYPLVKAWGFTTQKYNVPSEETLAELLPLTEVKDVHFDEKSGKVSLAKKNMGLDFGGIAKGYASQRLMDIFKEDGIPGGLVTLGGNTQLYRSKPDGSDFAVGVQNPQDVEDYVGVIRGSDEAIITSGIYQRFFERDGKKYHHIIDPATGAPADNTLSSATVICQDGTTADALATALMIMGRDEAIAFWQKNADRFEMLLIDKDNNVTITPGLQDRYTPKDRPAPEVIAHGA; from the coding sequence ATGAAAAAACAAGTGACCGCACTACTCTGCCTCAGCCTTCTGGTCCTGCCGGCCTGTAACGCCGGACCTGAAGCAACCAGTAGCTCAGAACCGGCCCCCACTTCGGAAGCCGCTCCCCAGGCCATGCCCATTGAATACAGCGATTCCGGCTATTCTGAGGCCCCCGTTCAGGCCGATGCGGACATGTACGCCATGGATACCGTTATGCACTTTCGCGTTTACGGTCGCGATAAGGCCCAAGCCGGCAAGGCCATTGAAGATGCCTTTGCTGAAATCAAACGGCTGGATGCCCTCATGTCCACCAACCAAAAGCAAAGCGAGCTGGCCATCTTAAACAGGACCGGCACCACCACCCTTTCTAAAGACAACGCCTACCTGCTCAAACGTGCCATGGAAATCAACGCCCAAACCGATGGCCATTTCAACATCGCCGTCTATCCCTTGGTCAAAGCCTGGGGCTTTACCACGCAAAAATATAATGTTCCCTCAGAAGAGACTCTTGCCGAGCTCTTGCCCTTGACTGAGGTCAAAGACGTTCATTTTGATGAAAAAAGCGGTAAAGTCAGCTTGGCCAAAAAAAATATGGGCCTGGACTTTGGCGGCATTGCCAAAGGCTACGCCAGCCAGCGCCTGATGGATATTTTTAAAGAAGACGGCATTCCCGGCGGCCTGGTAACCCTGGGCGGCAATACCCAGCTGTATCGCAGCAAGCCTGACGGCAGCGATTTTGCCGTCGGGGTGCAAAACCCGCAAGACGTCGAAGATTACGTCGGCGTTATCCGTGGCAGCGATGAAGCCATTATCACCAGCGGTATCTACCAGCGTTTCTTTGAACGTGACGGCAAAAAATACCACCACATCATCGATCCGGCCACCGGCGCCCCGGCAGACAATACCCTGTCTTCCGCTACCGTCATCTGCCAAGACGGCACCACCGCCGATGCCCTCGCCACTGCCCTGATGATCATGGGCCGTGATGAGGCCATTGCCTTTTGGCAAAAAAATGCCGACCGCTTTGAAATGCTCCTCATTGACAAGGATAATAATGTCACCATTACCCCGGGCCTACAAGACCGCTACACCCCCAAAGATCGCCCGGCGCCGGAGGTCATTGCCCATGGCGCCTAA
- a CDS encoding NusG domain II-containing protein, with the protein MAPKNTKKWALVILVILALSGGAALWVSQQHSGGHIAKIYLNEKVIRTIDLDAVKKPYTFRVDCGDGAYNDIRVSHGAIRIVKANCPDQVCVHQGAIKDGVAPIVCLPHRLLIKIDGETVAKHDHDHSDTDGHSDLDAVTK; encoded by the coding sequence ATGGCGCCTAAAAACACCAAAAAATGGGCCCTGGTGATCCTTGTCATCTTGGCCCTGTCCGGCGGCGCCGCCCTTTGGGTTAGCCAACAGCACAGCGGTGGCCACATTGCCAAAATCTATTTAAATGAAAAAGTCATCCGCACCATTGACCTTGACGCGGTTAAAAAGCCCTACACCTTTCGGGTTGATTGTGGCGACGGCGCCTACAACGACATTCGCGTCAGCCACGGCGCCATCCGCATCGTCAAAGCCAATTGCCCGGATCAAGTCTGCGTCCATCAAGGCGCCATCAAAGACGGCGTCGCGCCCATCGTCTGCCTGCCCCACCGCCTGCTGATTAAAATAGACGGTGAAACAGTCGCCAAACATGACCACGACCATTCAGACACAGATGGCCACAGCGACCTGGACGCTGTGACCAAGTAG